A DNA window from Prochlorococcus marinus XMU1406 contains the following coding sequences:
- a CDS encoding D-glycero-alpha-D-manno-heptose-1,7-bisphosphate 7-phosphatase, producing the protein MKRALFLDRDGVINKDYNYVYKKEDIDFIDGIFDLVREANHKNYYVLVVTNQAGIARGFYKENDFLELSNWMKEQFLINNSRIDYFYYSPYHPIYGIGKYKIDSDLRKPKPGMFLNAKKDFKLDIKNSIMIGDNEKDLVAANRAGVGKIICLGTLFKNKFGINIRKLAEAKKYLINY; encoded by the coding sequence ATGAAAAGAGCACTCTTTCTAGATAGGGATGGGGTAATTAATAAAGACTATAATTATGTCTATAAAAAAGAAGATATTGATTTTATAGATGGAATTTTTGATTTAGTTAGAGAAGCAAATCACAAAAATTATTATGTGCTTGTGGTTACTAATCAGGCAGGCATAGCAAGAGGATTTTATAAAGAAAATGATTTTCTAGAATTATCAAATTGGATGAAAGAGCAATTTTTAATTAATAATTCAAGAATTGATTACTTTTATTACTCTCCCTATCATCCTATTTATGGGATTGGAAAATATAAGATTGATTCTGATCTAAGAAAACCAAAACCTGGTATGTTTTTAAATGCCAAGAAAGATTTTAAATTGGATATTAAAAATTCTATTATGATTGGCGACAATGAAAAAGATTTAGTAGCAGCTAATAGAGCAGGAGTAGGTAAAATTATATGCTTAGGAACTCTTTTTAAAAACAAATTTGGAATTAATATAAGAAAATTGGCTGAAGCTAAAAAATATCTAATAAATTATTAA
- a CDS encoding glycosyltransferase, with amino-acid sequence MYDVSIIMVVYDGDDTNHFEEALVSLYPNNNFYNEIVLVINGEISKKKKKIIEKLKDDLKIKPIFLKTNIGLAQGLNIALKNVKNEWIARFDSDDINSQDRFYKIQKYINKYGRDFDVMGTFISEFEFTLKDNKKYIRKVPLYLDEIKKRLIYRSPMNHVSVFFKKEIFDKGNFYPLIDGFEDYALWAKLISKGYKFKNFPEITVYVRTGANMVKRRGGFKYILKEFKLRFFLTKYINLANWPINFLVLFLRIFAFSLSKEIKKFIYIFIRKF; translated from the coding sequence ATGTATGACGTATCAATAATTATGGTGGTTTATGATGGCGACGATACAAACCACTTTGAGGAAGCTCTAGTTTCTCTTTACCCAAATAACAACTTTTACAATGAGATAGTTCTTGTTATAAATGGAGAAATTTCAAAAAAAAAGAAAAAAATAATTGAAAAATTAAAAGATGATTTGAAAATTAAACCAATTTTTTTAAAAACAAATATTGGTCTAGCGCAGGGTCTAAATATTGCTTTAAAAAACGTAAAAAATGAATGGATCGCAAGATTTGATAGTGATGATATAAATTCTCAAGATAGATTCTATAAGATTCAAAAATACATAAATAAATATGGAAGAGATTTTGATGTAATGGGTACATTTATAAGTGAGTTTGAATTTACTTTAAAAGATAATAAAAAATATATTAGAAAAGTCCCCTTATATTTGGATGAAATTAAGAAGAGATTAATTTACAGAAGTCCTATGAATCATGTTTCAGTATTTTTCAAAAAAGAAATTTTTGATAAAGGTAATTTTTACCCCTTAATTGACGGTTTTGAAGACTATGCATTATGGGCTAAATTAATTAGCAAAGGTTATAAATTTAAAAATTTCCCGGAAATAACTGTTTATGTTAGAACCGGTGCAAACATGGTCAAAAGAAGAGGAGGATTCAAATACATTTTAAAAGAATTTAAATTAAGATTTTTTCTCACGAAATATATAAATCTTGCTAATTGGCCAATAAATTTCCTTGTTTTGTTTCTACGAATATTTGCTTTTTCACTAAGTAAAGAAATTAAAAAATTTATTTATATATTTATTAGAAAATTCTAA
- the rfbB gene encoding dTDP-glucose 4,6-dehydratase produces MDISLLITGGAGFIGSNFVKYLSNNFPEDKIVVIDKLTYAGHKKNIKELIDNNKISFFKGDISNTKLITKILEEYKITHIANLAAESHVDNSIENPSDFIETNILGTYNLLNVFKNYWKKKGKPTHYRFLQISTDEVFGSLQKNEKPFCESTPYNPRSPYSASKASSDHLVKAWFNTYNLPCIVSNCSNNYGPFHFPEKLIPLTIINIIRGNSIEIYGDGENIRDWLYVSDHCNALCKILKQGIPGKSYCIGGNNEISNLDLVNHICNIFDRKQKISIKNSSTKLIKFIKDRPGHDKRYAINSSLLMKELNWEPKIELTKGLEKTINWYLENEDWWSTFK; encoded by the coding sequence GTGGATATTTCATTACTTATTACTGGAGGAGCTGGATTCATAGGAAGTAATTTCGTGAAATATTTAAGTAATAACTTCCCTGAAGATAAAATTGTAGTAATTGATAAATTGACATATGCAGGACATAAAAAAAACATTAAAGAATTAATTGATAATAATAAAATTTCATTTTTTAAGGGAGATATTTCAAATACAAAGTTGATAACAAAAATATTGGAAGAATATAAAATCACTCATATAGCTAATCTTGCGGCAGAAAGTCATGTTGACAATTCTATAGAAAACCCCTCTGATTTTATAGAAACCAATATATTAGGCACCTATAATTTACTCAATGTTTTTAAAAATTATTGGAAAAAAAAAGGAAAACCAACTCATTATCGTTTTCTACAAATAAGTACCGACGAAGTTTTCGGAAGTCTCCAAAAAAATGAAAAGCCTTTTTGTGAAAGCACTCCATATAATCCTAGATCTCCTTATTCAGCAAGCAAGGCATCCTCTGATCATCTTGTAAAAGCCTGGTTTAACACATACAATCTTCCATGTATTGTAAGTAATTGTTCTAACAATTATGGACCTTTTCATTTCCCTGAGAAACTTATCCCTTTGACAATAATAAATATAATTAGAGGAAATTCTATTGAAATATACGGAGATGGTGAAAACATAAGAGATTGGCTTTATGTTAGTGATCATTGCAATGCCCTTTGCAAAATTTTAAAGCAAGGAATACCTGGTAAAAGTTATTGTATTGGAGGAAATAATGAAATAAGTAATTTAGATTTAGTTAATCACATCTGTAATATTTTTGATAGAAAGCAAAAAATCTCTATTAAAAATTCAAGTACTAAGCTAATTAAATTTATAAAGGACAGGCCTGGACATGACAAAAGATATGCAATTAATTCTTCATTATTAATGAAGGAACTAAATTGGGAACCAAAAATTGAATTAACTAAAGGATTAGAAAAAACAATTAATTGGTATTTAGAAAATGAAGATTGGTGGTCAACTTTTAAATAA
- the rfbA gene encoding glucose-1-phosphate thymidylyltransferase RfbA: MTINRKGIILAGGNGTRLSPLTKAVSKQLLPIYDKPMIFYPLCTLMQGDIREILIICKPEDKSSFKKILGDGSNFGLNIKYALQKYPGGLAEAFLIGEKFISDQPVTLILGDNLFHGSSLSKQMKIITKQKTGGTIFAYQVKDPERYGVVEFDNNENALEIIEKPSNPKSNYAITGLYFYDGSVVKKAKSLKPSKRGELEITDLNMLYLKEKSLKVEIFDKGVAWLDTGKYDSLYEASGYIYALQERQGLKISCPEEIAWNKGWISGEKFYEIAKNYGDNEYGEYLMDLYRKI; encoded by the coding sequence ATGACCATCAATAGAAAAGGTATAATACTAGCAGGTGGAAATGGGACGAGACTTAGCCCACTGACGAAAGCCGTAAGCAAACAACTTTTACCTATATATGACAAGCCAATGATTTTTTATCCACTTTGTACATTAATGCAAGGTGACATTAGAGAAATTTTAATAATTTGTAAGCCAGAAGATAAATCATCTTTTAAAAAAATACTTGGAGACGGTTCTAATTTTGGCTTAAATATAAAATATGCCCTCCAAAAGTATCCAGGAGGTCTTGCAGAAGCCTTCCTTATAGGTGAAAAATTTATTAGTGATCAACCAGTGACTTTAATCTTAGGCGATAATTTGTTTCACGGATCTTCATTATCTAAACAGATGAAAATCATAACCAAACAGAAAACTGGGGGGACGATTTTTGCTTATCAAGTAAAAGATCCTGAAAGATATGGAGTTGTTGAGTTTGATAACAATGAGAATGCTTTAGAAATAATTGAAAAGCCTTCGAACCCAAAAAGTAATTATGCTATTACTGGATTATATTTTTATGACGGCTCGGTTGTAAAAAAAGCCAAATCATTAAAACCATCAAAAAGAGGAGAGCTTGAAATTACTGATTTAAATATGCTCTATTTAAAAGAAAAATCTCTTAAAGTTGAAATTTTTGATAAGGGAGTTGCATGGCTTGATACAGGTAAGTATGATTCGCTTTATGAAGCCTCTGGATATATATATGCGCTTCAAGAAAGGCAAGGACTCAAAATATCTTGCCCAGAAGAAATCGCATGGAATAAAGGTTGGATTTCAGGTGAAAAGTTTTACGAAATTGCAAAAAATTATGGAGATAATGAATATGGTGAATATTTGATGGATTTATACAGAAAAATTTAA
- a CDS encoding alpha-1,2-fucosyltransferase — protein MILVDLKDGQGLGNQLWLIASGIFIAKQKSRQLVIRNIDQFFAKDLLTDKFFTEVQMFDPSLLEKEWYVFNPFPFINTKFNEFLYFRENEKFLDLFDMYEYIEIEGNYQSTTLINTPKILKDYFDFSNNLRLENLPADLCLINVRGGDTLGLFKTPCVHLKYFYRCISTLKKDYPNIRFKIISDDYEFSKLILPDFEIIKGGIAEDFMNLQNANFLIISHSSFAFFPAYLSNTKNLVLAPYGWGSSKRITENHFWQGPCNFYEKFNFVNNNGEIIKNITYYQTVFNSNKDLIPPSKPMLSKRKFLKIKDVKNTWIGNKIGIKKDDKATLKDKIRRFLTLKIWLLRRNFYQITNKYSQ, from the coding sequence ATGATTTTAGTTGACTTAAAAGATGGCCAAGGTTTAGGCAACCAATTATGGCTTATTGCTTCGGGAATTTTTATTGCTAAACAAAAATCAAGGCAACTTGTTATAAGAAATATTGATCAATTTTTTGCAAAAGATTTGTTAACAGATAAATTTTTTACTGAAGTGCAAATGTTCGATCCTAGTCTTTTAGAAAAAGAATGGTATGTGTTTAATCCCTTCCCTTTTATAAATACAAAATTTAATGAATTTCTATACTTTAGAGAAAATGAGAAATTTCTAGATTTGTTTGATATGTATGAATATATTGAGATAGAAGGAAACTATCAATCAACTACTCTTATTAATACTCCAAAAATACTTAAAGATTATTTTGATTTTAGTAATAACTTAAGATTAGAAAATTTACCAGCTGATTTATGTTTAATAAATGTTAGAGGAGGAGATACTTTGGGTCTTTTTAAAACGCCTTGTGTACATCTAAAGTATTTTTACAGATGTATATCTACTCTAAAAAAAGATTATCCAAATATTAGATTTAAAATTATATCTGATGATTATGAATTCTCAAAACTGATTTTACCTGATTTTGAGATCATAAAAGGTGGGATAGCTGAAGATTTTATGAATTTGCAAAATGCAAACTTTTTAATAATTTCACATAGTAGTTTCGCCTTTTTTCCTGCTTATTTATCTAATACAAAAAATCTCGTTTTAGCTCCATATGGTTGGGGATCATCCAAAAGAATTACTGAAAATCATTTTTGGCAGGGACCTTGTAATTTCTATGAAAAATTTAATTTTGTTAATAATAACGGAGAAATTATTAAAAATATAACTTACTATCAGACTGTTTTTAACTCAAATAAAGATTTAATCCCGCCTTCAAAACCAATGCTTTCTAAGAGGAAGTTTTTAAAAATTAAAGATGTAAAAAATACATGGATTGGAAATAAAATTGGAATAAAAAAAGATGATAAGGCAACTTTAAAAGATAAAATTAGAAGATTTTTAACTTTGAAAATTTGGCTTTTGAGAAGAAATTTTTATCAAATTACAAATAAATATTCTCAATAA
- a CDS encoding glycosyltransferase family 2 protein has protein sequence MKRINIITTTYNDAHKYLMETIRSVKNQQFDVNKVEVIHTIVNDGSNNENSLLSLEFIDKKYDVKIINQENMGLPGARNTGIESIESDYILPLDADDLIDPLFIANFYSKFNKKELENCLFYTNWKSFGNYDRKLVVRKPTPYTIRYANYLPVCALIPTKIISENKYDSKMSFGFEDWDLWIRLICGGISLHHIDYFGFHHREQENNLTSKNFINYKKACKYFRLKYKDLYSAEYSAWSKKEYPPNLYDLFRCNTNPRLRFSLINLLSKIKLF, from the coding sequence ATGAAACGAATAAATATTATTACTACTACTTATAATGATGCTCATAAATATCTTATGGAGACAATAAGGTCAGTTAAAAATCAGCAATTTGATGTTAATAAAGTTGAGGTAATTCATACGATAGTAAATGATGGCTCTAACAATGAAAATAGTCTTTTATCTCTAGAGTTTATTGATAAAAAATATGATGTAAAAATTATTAATCAAGAAAATATGGGGTTGCCTGGGGCAAGGAATACTGGTATCGAAAGCATTGAAAGTGATTATATCCTTCCTCTAGATGCAGATGACCTTATTGATCCCTTATTTATTGCAAATTTTTATTCTAAATTTAATAAAAAAGAACTCGAAAATTGTCTTTTCTATACTAATTGGAAATCATTTGGCAATTATGATAGGAAATTAGTTGTAAGAAAACCAACGCCTTATACAATTAGATATGCAAACTATTTGCCTGTTTGTGCACTCATCCCTACAAAAATAATTTCAGAAAATAAATATGATTCAAAAATGAGCTTTGGTTTTGAAGATTGGGATTTATGGATAAGACTAATTTGCGGGGGAATCTCGCTTCATCATATTGATTATTTTGGTTTTCATCATAGGGAACAAGAAAATAATTTAACTAGCAAGAATTTTATTAATTATAAAAAGGCATGTAAATATTTTAGATTAAAATATAAAGATCTTTATTCTGCAGAATATAGTGCATGGTCTAAAAAAGAGTATCCTCCAAATTTATATGATCTTTTCAGGTGTAATACCAATCCAAGATTACGTTTTTCATTAATTAATTTGCTTTCCAAAATTAAACTTTTTTAA
- a CDS encoding NAD-dependent epimerase/dehydratase family protein, whose translation MIKSLVTGGAGFIGSNLVDKLLSIGHSVVCVDNEFADNEMFYWNPDAINVKADITNYEEIKNLFNSVDYVFHMAAESRIGPAILNPIKAAEINILGTNIVLQCSRESNVKRVIYSSTSSGYGSNPIPNVETQPDDCLNPYSVSKISAEKICKMYSDMYKLPTIIFRYFNVYGERAPSRGQYAPVIGIFLRQKKAGQKLTVVGDGEQRRDFIYVGDVVEANIKAATKDIDKKFFGEVFNVGSGENISINEIAQMIDNNIEHIPPREGEARITLANIEKIRNLFDWSPKMNLKDWVKPYLI comes from the coding sequence ATGATCAAATCACTTGTTACAGGAGGGGCTGGATTCATTGGTTCAAATTTAGTAGATAAACTTTTGTCAATAGGTCATTCAGTAGTGTGTGTAGATAATGAATTCGCTGATAATGAGATGTTTTATTGGAACCCAGATGCAATAAATGTAAAAGCAGACATAACTAATTATGAAGAGATTAAAAATCTTTTTAATTCTGTTGATTATGTATTTCATATGGCTGCTGAATCAAGAATTGGTCCTGCAATATTAAACCCAATAAAAGCAGCTGAAATTAATATTTTAGGAACAAATATAGTATTGCAATGTTCTAGGGAGAGTAACGTAAAAAGAGTGATATATTCATCTACATCTTCGGGATATGGTTCAAATCCTATACCAAACGTCGAGACTCAACCTGATGACTGCCTAAATCCTTATTCAGTTTCGAAGATATCTGCAGAAAAGATTTGTAAAATGTACTCTGATATGTATAAATTGCCCACAATAATCTTTAGATATTTTAATGTTTATGGAGAACGAGCTCCTTCTAGAGGCCAATATGCTCCGGTTATAGGAATATTCTTAAGACAAAAAAAAGCTGGTCAGAAATTGACTGTTGTGGGCGATGGCGAGCAAAGAAGAGATTTTATTTATGTCGGGGATGTGGTTGAAGCAAATATTAAAGCGGCAACAAAAGATATAGATAAAAAGTTTTTTGGAGAAGTATTTAATGTAGGCTCTGGTGAAAATATTTCGATAAATGAGATTGCCCAAATGATTGATAATAATATAGAACATATCCCTCCAAGAGAGGGGGAGGCAAGAATTACATTAGCTAATATTGAAAAAATAAGAAATTTATTTGATTGGTCACCAAAAATGAATTTAAAAGATTGGGTAAAACCTTACTTGATTTGA
- the gmd gene encoding GDP-mannose 4,6-dehydratase, producing the protein MKKALITGITGQDGSYLAELLLNKNYEVHGIKRRSSSFNTGRIDHLYQDPHQVNPSLVLHYGDLTDSTNLLKIIQKIQPDEIYNLGAQSHVSVSFESPEYTANSDALGALRLLESIRILNLQDRTKIYQASTSELYGKVRETPQSEKTPFYPRSPYAVAKLYAYWITINYREAYGIYACNGILFNHESPRRGETFVTRKITRGLARINYGLDNCIYMGNIDSLRDWGHAKDYVYMQWLMLQQEYPDDYVIATGRQESVRTFIELTAKKIGWSNNKNSPAILWEGEGINEIGRRADTNEIVVRIDPRYFRPAEVETLLGDASKSRSKLGWKSTTSLEELIKEMIDFDLKEAEKEFFLKKKGFDIYTSNENPPNT; encoded by the coding sequence ATGAAAAAAGCTTTAATTACTGGGATAACGGGCCAAGACGGTAGTTATCTTGCTGAGCTTTTGCTAAATAAAAATTATGAGGTTCATGGAATAAAAAGGAGAAGTTCTTCTTTTAATACAGGACGCATTGATCACTTATACCAAGACCCACATCAGGTAAATCCAAGTTTAGTATTACACTATGGTGACTTGACAGATAGCACTAATTTATTAAAAATTATTCAAAAAATCCAACCGGATGAGATTTATAATTTAGGTGCCCAAAGTCATGTATCAGTTAGCTTTGAAAGTCCTGAATATACTGCAAATAGTGATGCATTAGGTGCACTAAGATTATTAGAGTCTATAAGAATTCTGAACTTACAAGATAGAACAAAAATATATCAAGCCAGTACGAGTGAGCTATATGGGAAAGTTAGGGAAACTCCTCAAAGCGAAAAAACACCTTTCTATCCGAGAAGTCCCTATGCAGTTGCAAAACTATATGCATACTGGATTACAATAAATTATCGTGAAGCCTATGGGATTTACGCATGTAACGGAATCTTATTTAATCATGAGAGTCCAAGAAGAGGGGAAACATTTGTCACAAGAAAAATAACAAGAGGGTTGGCAAGAATTAATTATGGTTTAGATAATTGTATTTATATGGGTAATATTGATTCATTAAGAGATTGGGGTCACGCCAAAGATTATGTCTATATGCAATGGCTTATGTTACAGCAAGAATATCCTGATGATTATGTTATCGCGACAGGGAGGCAAGAAAGTGTGAGGACCTTTATAGAACTAACAGCGAAAAAAATTGGATGGTCTAATAATAAAAACTCTCCTGCAATTTTATGGGAAGGCGAGGGAATTAATGAAATTGGAAGAAGAGCTGATACTAATGAAATAGTAGTTAGAATCGACCCAAGATATTTTAGACCTGCAGAGGTTGAAACTTTATTAGGTGATGCATCAAAATCACGATCAAAGTTAGGTTGGAAATCAACAACTTCTCTAGAAGAACTAATTAAGGAAATGATAGATTTTGATTTAAAAGAAGCAGAAAAAGAATTCTTTTTAAAGAAAAAAGGATTTGATATTTACACCTCAAACGAGAATCCTCCAAACACCTAA
- a CDS encoding NAD-dependent epimerase/dehydratase family protein has translation MKKVFITGIAGFLGSHVADEFIHQGYEVAGNDNLIGGYEDNVPKDASFYPFDCRSEQLTRILHDFKPELLIHTAATAYEGLSVFSPSFVTSNIYEASVSVFSAAISSGVEKIINCSSMARYGAIKIPFTEEMEPKPQDPYGIAKYAAEKTLECLADVHSIKYVTLVPHNIIGPRQKYDDPYRNVASIMINRCLQGLPPIIYGDGNQTRCFSFIQDVLNCLMTACTDDTSVGEVINVGPDEEVVTINELATKICEITGFNKNPVYLAARPQEVKHAICSSNKARKFLDYGTKVSLEDGLVSMVDYIKKRGVSKFNRHIPVEIISDLTPKTWISDRMNLK, from the coding sequence ATGAAAAAAGTATTTATTACAGGAATAGCAGGTTTTTTAGGTTCTCATGTAGCAGATGAGTTCATTCATCAAGGTTATGAGGTTGCTGGGAATGATAATTTAATTGGCGGATATGAGGATAATGTTCCAAAAGATGCTTCTTTTTATCCATTTGATTGTAGAAGTGAGCAATTAACAAGAATTTTACATGACTTCAAGCCTGAACTTCTTATTCATACAGCTGCGACTGCTTATGAAGGATTAAGTGTTTTTTCCCCTAGTTTCGTAACTTCAAATATTTACGAAGCATCGGTATCTGTCTTTAGTGCAGCCATATCAAGCGGTGTTGAGAAAATAATAAACTGTTCATCGATGGCAAGATATGGGGCTATTAAAATACCCTTTACAGAAGAAATGGAGCCAAAGCCTCAAGATCCTTATGGAATTGCAAAGTATGCCGCGGAAAAAACATTAGAGTGCTTAGCAGATGTTCATTCGATTAAATATGTAACGTTAGTTCCACACAACATTATTGGGCCAAGACAAAAATATGATGATCCATACAGAAACGTTGCTTCAATAATGATAAATAGATGCCTTCAAGGTTTACCTCCTATTATTTATGGAGACGGTAACCAAACTCGATGTTTTTCATTTATTCAAGATGTTCTAAACTGCCTTATGACTGCATGCACTGATGATACGTCAGTGGGAGAAGTTATAAATGTTGGGCCAGATGAAGAAGTCGTTACGATAAATGAGTTAGCCACTAAAATCTGTGAGATAACAGGTTTTAATAAAAATCCTGTATATCTTGCCGCTAGGCCTCAAGAAGTAAAGCACGCAATTTGTTCATCCAACAAAGCTAGAAAATTTTTAGATTATGGAACAAAAGTATCGTTAGAGGATGGATTAGTTTCAATGGTAGATTACATTAAAAAAAGAGGTGTTTCTAAGTTTAATCGTCATATCCCTGTAGAAATCATTTCAGATCTTACTCCAAAAACATGGATATCAGATCGAATGAATCTCAAATAA
- a CDS encoding exopolysaccharide biosynthesis polyprenyl glycosylphosphotransferase: MILGKLSYPWLRYRKKIIFSFIFDFFLYFLFFAHIIFDGTINSEYRIILFFNLFFWTSLSYIFGRYDFIKESILRRILIHIVLLTFCFAFYNISINYSSNFSEISLIRKFTITFTIYVSFCFLITNFLNQYFHKYIFKKNNFFFIGNEEKAKLVIKEFKNQSSNYIIKPINEIMKIDKKNVNGIIVDNPEEVVKEITKKLIFFQNIGIEVITTLNWCEMYLQRIPSFAITNSDIIKGLFKTEFQSIEMRIKRLGDILLALILLIITFPIILTSMILIFLDDRGPIFYTQKRVGKNEKIFSIIKLRSMRVDAERKGPQWAKEKDLRITKIGTLLRKLRFDELPQLISVIKGEMSLIGPRPERPSIDKELKKSIPHYSLRYSIRPGLSGWAQVNYPYGASIKDSKNKLSYDLFYIKNRSFILDILILIKTIKLILNAKGSTPKN, encoded by the coding sequence ATGATTTTAGGAAAATTAAGTTACCCCTGGCTTAGATATAGAAAGAAAATTATTTTTTCTTTTATATTTGATTTTTTTTTATATTTTTTATTTTTTGCGCATATTATTTTTGATGGGACAATAAATTCAGAATATAGGATCATACTATTTTTCAATTTATTTTTTTGGACATCTCTTAGTTATATTTTTGGAAGATATGATTTTATTAAAGAATCTATATTAAGAAGAATACTAATTCATATAGTATTATTGACATTTTGTTTTGCTTTTTACAATATATCAATTAATTACTCTTCAAATTTTTCTGAAATTTCTCTTATAAGGAAATTTACAATAACTTTTACAATTTATGTTTCCTTTTGTTTTCTCATAACAAATTTTTTAAATCAATATTTCCATAAATATATTTTCAAAAAAAATAATTTCTTTTTTATAGGTAATGAAGAGAAAGCAAAATTAGTAATAAAAGAATTTAAAAATCAGAGCTCGAATTATATTATCAAACCTATTAATGAAATAATGAAAATAGATAAAAAAAACGTTAATGGAATCATAGTTGATAATCCTGAAGAAGTTGTAAAAGAAATAACAAAAAAATTAATTTTTTTTCAAAATATAGGTATTGAAGTTATAACGACCTTAAATTGGTGTGAAATGTATCTTCAAAGAATACCTAGCTTTGCAATAACTAACTCAGATATAATTAAAGGACTTTTTAAAACTGAGTTTCAAAGTATAGAAATGAGGATAAAAAGATTAGGAGATATTCTTTTAGCTTTAATTTTATTAATTATAACTTTTCCAATAATCCTAACTTCTATGATCTTAATTTTTTTAGATGATAGAGGGCCAATTTTTTATACTCAAAAAAGAGTAGGCAAAAATGAAAAGATTTTTAGCATTATTAAATTAAGATCAATGAGAGTAGATGCAGAAAGAAAAGGGCCTCAATGGGCCAAAGAAAAAGATCTAAGGATTACTAAAATTGGTACTCTTTTAAGGAAATTAAGATTTGATGAATTGCCACAACTTATTTCAGTAATAAAAGGAGAGATGAGCTTAATTGGCCCAAGACCTGAAAGACCATCTATTGATAAAGAATTAAAAAAAAGTATACCTCATTATTCTCTTAGATATTCCATAAGGCCTGGATTGAGTGGTTGGGCTCAAGTTAATTATCCATATGGTGCATCAATAAAAGACTCAAAAAACAAATTAAGTTATGATCTTTTTTACATAAAAAATAGATCTTTTATTCTAGATATTCTTATTTTAATTAAAACTATAAAGCTTATATTAAATGCAAAAGGCTCAACACCAAAAAATTAA
- a CDS encoding adenylyltransferase/cytidyltransferase family protein, giving the protein MYSSDISSWSRMKYCFDIDESIFKTPLNNNRQYQFNKSRPCKFMIEAINKLHNEGNQIILRRFSSDDLKKLTLYQLDKFECKYDELTFAKAIQSDYFVGDQYIKAKDWINDFMPQRKGIIAGAFDILHPGYIRMFKEAKQNCNHLTVALHQDPSLERPNKLKPVQTVKERMEILMSIRYIDNIEIYNLENEFLEMLKNYDVRFLGEDYKDGGYTGKDNPIEIIWLNRKHNFSTTRLKKMIFKSLSKI; this is encoded by the coding sequence ATGTATTCATCAGATATTTCTTCATGGAGTCGTATGAAATATTGTTTTGATATTGATGAGTCAATTTTTAAAACACCTTTAAATAATAATAGGCAATATCAATTTAATAAAAGTAGGCCTTGCAAATTTATGATAGAGGCAATTAATAAATTACATAATGAAGGTAACCAAATAATACTGAGAAGATTTTCTTCTGATGATTTAAAAAAACTAACACTTTATCAATTGGATAAATTTGAATGTAAATATGATGAATTAACGTTTGCAAAAGCTATCCAATCAGATTATTTTGTGGGTGACCAATATATAAAAGCTAAAGATTGGATTAATGATTTCATGCCCCAAAGAAAAGGGATCATTGCAGGAGCTTTTGATATTCTTCATCCTGGTTATATAAGAATGTTTAAAGAGGCAAAGCAAAATTGTAATCATTTGACTGTAGCCTTACATCAGGATCCTTCTCTTGAAAGACCAAATAAGTTAAAACCTGTGCAAACAGTAAAAGAAAGAATGGAAATTTTAATGTCTATAAGATATATAGATAATATTGAAATTTATAATTTAGAAAATGAATTTCTTGAGATGTTAAAGAATTACGATGTTAGGTTTTTAGGGGAAGACTATAAGGATGGAGGTTACACCGGTAAGGATAATCCAATAGAAATAATTTGGCTGAATAGAAAACATAACTTTTCAACAACTAGATTAAAAAAAATGATATTTAAATCTTTATCAAAAATATAG